Proteins encoded by one window of Epinephelus moara isolate mb chromosome 18, YSFRI_EMoa_1.0, whole genome shotgun sequence:
- the LOC126404989 gene encoding uncharacterized protein LOC126404989: MCPRISVIMKITLRDSDPVVLVNSFCSCVAGSVVCNHLVALLYQTAHYSECGMSVVPPGLSCTETEQKWHKPRTMGVKPGPVDAMVVVKPKLGATSSSGIRSALYKGYSGELPDPATLYPNTAYADFNPDSLPLICTLDISPDKPLVDSIFGKVQAGSILSYQHPPPASDGVIAHEDALPFPKVPQEDYQLKPTDCTYVPTNQEQLHLKSLSVTLLQSNKIEEATRCQSAAPVWHSLRKERVTASTFREISHVRGPSAAENLAERIIRGTRQTALMKRGLDLETKALRDYATLKNLNLRKCGLVIHPDAPWLGASPDGLVYDPLERPSFGLVEMKCPNALSYIDCKYLRAEHGTHKLKESHSYYWQVQGQLLITGMEWCDFVICAHDDMFVQRIYRDATVLNTLRERCDFFFFYTYLPKYLSMHQ, encoded by the exons ATGTGTCCTCGTATCTCTGTAATTATGAAG attACTTTACGTGATTCAGATCCAGTTGTACTGGTTAACAGCTTCTGCTCTTGTGTGGCTGGGAGCGTGGTGTGCAACCATTTGGTAGCTTTGCTGTATCAGACAGCCCATTACTCTGAATGTGGCATGTCTGTTGTCCCACCTGGCCTTTCATGCACCGAGACAGAACAGAAGTGGCATAAACCTCGAACAATG GGAGTGAAGCCGGGACCTGTGGATGCCATGGTGGTTGTGAAGCCCAAACTGGGTGCTACTTCATCAAGTGGAATTAG ATCTGCACTATACAAAGGCTACAGTGGTGAGCTGCCAGATCCAGCAACCCTTTACCCAAACACTGCCTATGCTGACTTTAACCCAGACTCTCTTCCACTAATCTGCACGTTGGATATCTCACCTGACAAACCGCTTGTGGACTCCATCTTCGGTAAAGTACAGGCTGGCAGCATCCTCTCATATCAGCATCCACCTCCTGCATCTGATGGTGTTATTGCCCATGAGGATGCCCTGCCATTTCCAAAAGTGCCACAAGAAGACTACCAGTTAAAGCCAACAGACTGTACATATGTGCCAACAAATCAAGAGCAACTGCATCTGAAATCACTGTCTGTGACTTTGTTACAGTCAAACAAGATTGAAGAAGCAACAAGGTGCCAAAGTGCAGCACCTGTGTGGCATTCACTGAGGAAGGAGAGGGTGACTGCTTCAACTTTTAGGGAGATAAGCCACGTTCGAGGGCCAAGTGCAGCAGAAAACCTAGCAGAGAGGATCATCCGAGGGACACGTCAAACAGCACTCATGAAGAGAGGATTGGACCTGGAGACAAAAGCCTTAAGGGACTATGCAActctgaaaaatctgaacttgaGAAAATGTGGACTAGTGATTCATCCTGATGCACCTTGGCTGGGTGCATCCCCTGATGGGCTGGTGTATGACCCACTTGAGAGACCATCATTTGGGTTAGTTGAAATGAAATGCCCAAATGCACTAAGCTACATTGACTGCAAGTACCTCAGAGCTGAGCATGGCACACACAAACTGAAGGAAAGCCATTCTTATTATTGGCAAGTGCAGGGGCAGTTGCTGATCACTGGTATGGAATGGTGTGATTTTGTCATCTGTGCCCACGATGACATGTTTGTGCAGCGCATTTACAGAGACGCAACTGTGTTAAACACTCTGAGAGAGAggtgtgatttctttttcttttatacaTATCTGCCAAAATACCTCTCTATGCACCAGTAA